In the genome of Gammaproteobacteria bacterium, one region contains:
- a CDS encoding beta-propeller fold lactonase family protein, which yields MKIITRSFTKMKNRVSGFTPGCRLLFLGLALTVFSLFSTVHAESYTLFESGQVRPIVLSEDGGTLYALNTPDNRLEIFEVDYKKLKHKGSVRVGIEPVAVAVRNDDEVWVVNHLSDSVSIVDVSDKERPRVTRTLNVGDEPRDIVFAGTENIRAFITTAHRGQNSPVDPQLTTPGVGRADVWVFDAKTASRSTKAKYETIITVFTDTPRALAVSPDGKKVYVAGFNTGNQTTVIFDTTVSMNGGLPNAVVNADMNGDGFAEPHELNTAGEIQPSTSLIVKFDGQHWVDDKGRIWDDHVKFNLPDKDVFVIDATQSPPRQINGELGYYAGVGSTLFNMAVNPVSGKVYVSNLEARNQIRFEGPGGGGSTVQGHNVESRITVLDSGVTPIHLNKHIDRSACCKSIPNDENARSVAFPMDMAVSRDGKQLFVAGYGSNKIAIYDTEKLEKNSFEPSLADQVVLTGGGPAGIVVDKNARFGFVLTRFDDGISVIDLRERKELSHITMYSPEPASITEGRRFLYDASLTSGSGDQACAGCHVFGDFDSIAWDLGNPDGSDVHNPGPLKIDHADFGLPLDPNFKPMKGPMSTQSLRGLANHGPMHWRGDRHGGGPGIVNEQPDGGSFSEDAAYKAFNGAFVGLIGRSEPLTNAQMQAFTDFALQITYPPNPIRALDNSLSTAQEAGRQFFFDETKIADSVFHCGGCHVVDREANKAFGVSKPGFFGTDGSYTFAFQPQFYKVPQLRNLYQKVGKFGMSNSGYFLADDPFSGNPFFNPNQHMGDQIRGFGFMHDGSVDTTFRFHNIVGFLPRPAGTVTPLDPGNPESLPISPEGMQIRRNLEQFLFVFDSNLFPIVGQQVTLTGNDSDSAKSRVALMQQRADLGECDLIATSGSRGYFYVGGGEFISSSQFDGTLAAADLMQNAERRALTYTCAVPGNGVRIALDRDEDGFFDGVEMRSGSDPADPNSTPAI from the coding sequence ATGAAAATAATTACTCGATCATTTACAAAAATGAAAAATAGGGTATCCGGTTTTACGCCAGGATGCCGGCTGCTATTTTTGGGTTTAGCGTTGACGGTTTTTTCACTATTCTCGACCGTACACGCCGAGTCTTATACGCTTTTTGAATCCGGTCAGGTACGTCCCATAGTCTTGTCCGAAGATGGGGGCACTCTGTATGCTTTGAACACGCCAGATAATCGTCTGGAGATATTCGAAGTCGATTATAAAAAGCTCAAACACAAGGGATCGGTGCGTGTAGGTATCGAGCCAGTTGCAGTTGCGGTAAGAAACGATGACGAGGTCTGGGTTGTTAATCACCTTTCCGATAGCGTCAGCATTGTGGATGTTTCTGACAAAGAAAGACCTCGCGTCACGCGAACGTTGAATGTTGGCGATGAGCCACGCGATATCGTATTTGCGGGTACGGAAAATATTCGCGCATTTATTACCACAGCGCACCGTGGACAAAATTCCCCTGTCGATCCGCAACTGACTACGCCAGGTGTTGGACGTGCGGATGTTTGGGTGTTCGACGCAAAGACCGCTAGCAGGTCGACTAAGGCGAAGTACGAAACTATCATTACGGTGTTTACCGATACGCCACGAGCACTAGCTGTTTCGCCTGACGGTAAAAAGGTATACGTCGCTGGTTTCAATACCGGAAATCAAACAACGGTAATTTTTGACACTACCGTTTCCATGAACGGCGGTCTACCAAACGCCGTCGTCAATGCGGATATGAATGGCGATGGGTTTGCTGAACCACATGAACTAAATACCGCCGGAGAAATCCAGCCTTCCACCAGCTTGATCGTGAAATTTGATGGCCAGCATTGGGTGGATGACAAAGGACGTATCTGGGATGATCACGTTAAATTCAATCTACCGGATAAAGATGTGTTCGTTATAGATGCAACACAAAGCCCGCCACGCCAGATCAATGGTGAGTTGGGATATTATGCCGGCGTTGGATCGACATTGTTCAATATGGCAGTCAATCCGGTTAGCGGTAAAGTGTATGTGAGCAATCTGGAAGCCAGAAACCAGATTCGTTTTGAAGGTCCGGGTGGCGGCGGTAGCACCGTGCAAGGTCATAATGTCGAGAGCCGTATTACTGTACTCGATAGTGGCGTGACGCCGATACATCTGAACAAGCATATCGATCGCAGCGCGTGTTGCAAGTCCATTCCTAATGATGAGAATGCACGCAGCGTGGCCTTTCCGATGGATATGGCCGTTTCAAGAGACGGCAAGCAACTTTTTGTTGCGGGTTACGGATCTAACAAAATCGCTATTTACGATACCGAAAAGCTGGAAAAAAATAGTTTCGAGCCGAGTCTTGCTGATCAGGTTGTTCTGACGGGCGGTGGTCCGGCCGGTATTGTTGTAGATAAAAATGCACGTTTTGGATTTGTGCTGACACGCTTCGATGACGGAATTTCGGTTATCGATCTTAGAGAACGTAAAGAGCTGTCACACATCACGATGTACAGTCCTGAGCCGGCCAGCATTACTGAAGGCCGTCGTTTTCTCTATGATGCCTCTTTGACTTCTGGCAGTGGCGATCAGGCATGTGCCGGATGTCATGTATTCGGAGATTTCGATTCTATCGCCTGGGATCTGGGTAATCCGGATGGTAGTGATGTGCACAACCCTGGTCCATTAAAGATTGATCACGCAGATTTCGGTTTGCCACTTGATCCTAATTTCAAACCGATGAAAGGACCAATGTCGACGCAAAGCTTGCGCGGTCTGGCAAATCATGGCCCAATGCACTGGCGTGGTGATCGTCACGGTGGTGGTCCGGGTATTGTCAATGAGCAACCCGATGGTGGTTCGTTCAGCGAAGATGCTGCATATAAAGCGTTTAATGGCGCCTTTGTCGGTTTGATCGGACGCAGTGAACCGTTAACCAACGCACAAATGCAGGCATTTACGGATTTCGCCTTGCAGATCACCTATCCACCTAATCCAATCCGTGCTTTGGACAATTCACTTAGCACAGCGCAGGAGGCGGGACGTCAGTTCTTCTTCGATGAAACCAAGATTGCCGATTCGGTATTCCATTGCGGTGGTTGCCACGTCGTGGATAGAGAAGCCAACAAAGCCTTTGGTGTTTCCAAGCCGGGGTTTTTCGGTACCGATGGCAGTTACACCTTTGCCTTCCAGCCACAGTTTTACAAGGTTCCTCAGTTGAGAAATCTGTATCAGAAAGTGGGTAAGTTCGGCATGAGTAATAGCGGCTATTTTCTGGCTGATGATCCATTCTCGGGAAATCCGTTCTTTAATCCGAATCAACACATGGGAGATCAGATTCGTGGTTTCGGATTCATGCACGATGGATCGGTCGACACCACGTTTCGTTTTCACAACATAGTGGGATTCTTGCCGCGTCCAGCAGGTACGGTAACGCCTTTAGATCCAGGTAATCCGGAAAGTCTGCCTATTTCTCCAGAAGGCATGCAGATTCGCCGCAATCTGGAACAGTTTCTGTTCGTGTTTGACAGCAATCTGTTTCCCATCGTAGGGCAACAGGTCACTCTGACAGGAAACGATAGCGACAGCGCCAAGAGCCGTGTTGCATTAATGCAACAGCGTGCAGACCTGGGCGAGTGCGATCTGATTGCGACGAGTGGTTCAAGAGGGTATTTCTATGTTGGTGGTGGAGAATTTATATCCAGCAGTCAATTTGATGGTACCCTCGCGGCTGCAGACTTGATGCAAAATGCAGAAAGACGCGCTCTGACCTACACCTGTGCGGTCCCGGGTAATGGCGTCCGAATCGCGTTGGATAGAGATGAAGATGGTTTCTTTGATGGCGTGGAAATGCGATCAGGAAGTGATCCTGCTGACCCGAACAGCACACCGGCAATATAA